In the Phycisphaerae bacterium genome, one interval contains:
- a CDS encoding glycosyltransferase — protein MSSFYDAREQRPARSAQIPYYHARIRDRLARLVEPGSRVLEIGCGHGDLLACLRPAVGVGVDVSGRMIAGARARHPQLRFLRLPGERVDSLGDCFDYVILSQVLGEAYDVSCLLRSVQRVCHARTRLVIVHYNRTWQPILRLAERLKIKSASPEQNWLPADEVRHLLRLGGFETISCTGMTPVPVRVPPLSGIINRLVGNLPILEHLGLNYVIVARSLEAAPVRDDEPKPSVSIVVPARNEAGNIQRIIQRIPQLCDRQELIFVEGGSRDDTWAAICRAVEAYEGPMTVRAMQQPGRGKGDAVRSGFASARGDVLMILDADLSVPPEELPSFYEALCRGQGELMNGSRMVYLMDRRAMRFLNLLGNKLFGLVFTYLLGQRFRDTLCGTKVLLRRDYERIAARRGFLGSLDPFGDFDLLFGAARLGLKITDLPVHYKARTYGETNISRFRHGWMLLQMCGVAARKLRFV, from the coding sequence GTGTCCTCGTTCTACGACGCCCGGGAGCAGCGTCCTGCGCGGTCGGCGCAAATTCCCTATTATCACGCTCGGATTCGGGACCGGCTGGCGAGATTGGTCGAACCCGGATCACGTGTGCTCGAGATCGGTTGCGGACATGGAGATTTGCTCGCGTGCCTCCGCCCCGCGGTGGGGGTGGGGGTGGACGTCAGCGGCCGCATGATCGCCGGAGCCCGGGCGCGGCATCCGCAGCTGCGCTTCCTGCGCCTTCCTGGCGAGCGCGTCGATTCGCTCGGCGATTGTTTCGACTACGTGATCCTGTCCCAAGTCCTCGGCGAAGCCTACGACGTGTCGTGCCTGCTCCGATCCGTCCAGCGTGTATGCCACGCCCGCACGCGGCTCGTCATCGTTCACTACAATCGTACCTGGCAGCCGATTCTCCGTCTTGCGGAACGGCTCAAGATCAAATCGGCCTCACCGGAGCAGAACTGGTTGCCGGCGGACGAGGTGCGCCACCTTTTGCGATTGGGTGGATTCGAGACGATTTCCTGTACCGGCATGACGCCAGTTCCCGTCAGGGTTCCACCGCTTTCCGGCATCATCAATCGCCTGGTCGGGAATCTCCCCATTCTGGAGCACCTCGGGCTAAACTACGTCATCGTGGCGCGGTCGCTGGAGGCGGCGCCGGTGCGTGATGACGAGCCCAAGCCGTCCGTTTCCATCGTCGTTCCAGCGCGCAACGAAGCGGGCAATATCCAGCGGATTATCCAGCGCATTCCCCAGTTGTGCGATCGCCAGGAACTCATCTTCGTCGAAGGCGGCAGCCGGGATGACACATGGGCGGCCATTTGCCGTGCCGTCGAAGCGTATGAAGGACCCATGACGGTTCGCGCCATGCAACAACCGGGTCGGGGAAAAGGGGACGCTGTTCGATCCGGCTTCGCGTCGGCGCGCGGCGACGTTCTGATGATCCTCGACGCGGACCTGAGCGTCCCGCCGGAAGAACTCCCTTCGTTTTACGAAGCGTTGTGTCGAGGCCAGGGTGAGCTGATGAACGGCTCGCGGATGGTCTACTTGATGGATCGACGGGCCATGCGCTTCCTGAACCTGCTCGGCAACAAGCTCTTCGGGCTGGTGTTTACGTACCTCCTCGGGCAACGCTTCCGCGACACGCTTTGCGGAACGAAAGTATTACTCCGGCGAGATTACGAGCGGATCGCGGCCCGGCGGGGCTTTCTGGGTTCGCTCGATCCTTTCGGCGACTTCGATCTGCTCTTCGGCGCCGCCCGGCTGGGGCTGAAAATCACCGACCTGCCGGTTCACTACAAGGCGCGAACGTACGGCGAGACGAACATTTCCCGATTCCGCCACGGTTGGATGCTTCTCCAGATGTGCGGGGTCGCCGCTCGAAAGCTCCGTTTCGTCTGA
- a CDS encoding class I SAM-dependent methyltransferase produces MGDSFSANDAFRVTESPWDRALSRIGLRRPQLPDDLDAPERIEHHRRIIAQRPLLRAVYEDFYGRLLAAAGPVQSGSLRVELGSGGGFIKEFADDIVTSDVFPDVGVDRVCSAQDMPFSDGTVSVFFMLAVFHHLPDVRRFLSEASRCLCDGGRLVMIEPARTPLARFVYRFLHHEPYRPKAGWSLGGNGRPMSVANTALPWIVFSRDREVLGAEFPELCLVRVEPHSPFRYLLSGGLSGRPMIPERWNGSVGRLERFLAPWNNHLGMFQTIVVEKQSRFRPAGEHPAEQERCEHVLATP; encoded by the coding sequence ATGGGCGATTCGTTTTCCGCCAACGATGCATTCCGTGTTACCGAGAGCCCCTGGGACCGGGCCCTTTCGAGAATCGGGCTGCGCCGTCCGCAGTTGCCGGATGACCTCGATGCGCCGGAACGGATTGAGCACCATCGGCGGATCATCGCTCAGCGCCCTTTGCTCCGAGCGGTATACGAAGACTTCTACGGACGTCTGCTTGCCGCGGCCGGGCCGGTTCAATCTGGATCGCTCCGCGTTGAGTTGGGCAGTGGCGGCGGGTTCATCAAGGAGTTCGCAGACGATATCGTCACGTCCGATGTCTTTCCCGACGTCGGCGTGGATCGCGTTTGCTCTGCGCAAGACATGCCGTTTTCTGACGGTACGGTTTCCGTCTTCTTCATGCTGGCCGTGTTTCATCACCTGCCCGATGTTCGTAGGTTCCTTTCCGAGGCAAGCCGCTGTCTTTGTGACGGCGGACGGTTGGTCATGATCGAGCCGGCGCGCACGCCGCTGGCGCGGTTCGTCTACCGTTTCCTTCATCACGAGCCGTATCGGCCCAAAGCGGGCTGGTCGCTCGGCGGAAACGGGCGACCGATGTCCGTCGCCAATACGGCACTGCCCTGGATCGTGTTCTCGCGCGACCGCGAGGTTCTTGGTGCTGAATTCCCCGAACTCTGCCTTGTGAGAGTGGAGCCGCATTCCCCGTTTCGCTATCTTCTCAGCGGTGGGCTCAGCGGCCGGCCCATGATCCCCGAGCGATGGAATGGTTCCGTCGGCAGGCTTGAGCGGTTCCTCGCCCCTTGGAACAATCACCTCGGGATGTTTCAGACGATTGTAGTTGAGAAGCAGAGCCGGTTCAGGCCGGCAGGGGAGCATCCTGCGGAGCAAGAGCGTTGCGAGCACGTTCTTGCCACTCCATGA
- a CDS encoding class I SAM-dependent methyltransferase — protein sequence MVREGEIEHGRMIAGTAESIWNWSSPAGRRRAERRAELIISGAELTPGMRVLELGCGTGLFTEKFVRSGAAVTAIDVSPDLLDLARQRTAWPMGVIFRLADAENLPFEAETFDAVVGSSVLHHLRIERAAAEVFRVLKPHGRIAFAEPNMLNPQIALQRNVPMLRRLAGESPEETAFVRWSLARLLREQGFAEVQIKPYDFLHPATPRVMIPLVQRIGRIVEALPVLREVAGSLIIQGRKSAVVSVRSRRKEGLLMEWQERARNALAPQDAPLPA from the coding sequence ATGGTCCGAGAAGGCGAGATCGAACACGGACGAATGATCGCGGGCACGGCGGAGTCGATCTGGAACTGGTCGAGCCCGGCTGGCCGCCGCCGCGCGGAGCGCCGCGCGGAGCTGATCATTTCCGGTGCAGAGCTAACGCCCGGCATGCGCGTGCTGGAACTGGGCTGCGGCACGGGCTTGTTCACGGAGAAGTTCGTCCGCAGCGGCGCGGCCGTAACCGCAATCGATGTTTCGCCGGATCTGCTCGATCTTGCCCGCCAGCGCACGGCCTGGCCCATGGGTGTCATCTTTCGGCTGGCCGATGCCGAAAACCTGCCGTTTGAGGCCGAGACTTTTGATGCAGTGGTCGGATCAAGCGTTCTGCATCATCTGCGCATCGAGCGAGCGGCTGCCGAGGTTTTTCGCGTTCTCAAGCCTCATGGACGCATCGCTTTCGCCGAACCCAACATGCTCAATCCGCAGATCGCCTTGCAGCGCAACGTGCCCATGTTGCGGCGCCTCGCCGGCGAAAGCCCGGAAGAGACGGCCTTCGTCCGGTGGTCGCTGGCTCGACTGCTTCGCGAGCAAGGATTCGCGGAAGTGCAGATCAAACCCTACGACTTCCTGCACCCCGCCACCCCGCGCGTTATGATTCCCCTGGTGCAGCGCATCGGGCGAATCGTGGAGGCGTTGCCAGTACTTCGCGAAGTCGCGGGCTCGCTGATTATTCAGGGTCGAAAGAGCGCTGTCGTGAGCGTCCGCAGTCGTCGCAAGGAAGGCCTGCTCATGGAGTGGCAAGAACGTGCTCGCAACGCTCTTGCTCCGCAGGATGCTCCCCTGCCGGCCTGA
- a CDS encoding glycosyltransferase family 39 protein, whose amino-acid sequence MGPTTRACPKEAGFRSSAGPCGELAGHKGRSAVRGWAIVFLIILAAVPRLPGITSVGIRFDDESAYALDARLWHRCAKAVIDRPFLAALAQGDKAAAQGRLAELGIDFRDRYMKPSQGFTFLAAGLMFFTGDGPGALLLLNALAGIASVVVLYLLVAPIFGFPTGMLAAGLLAVSPYHVFYSRSAFTEATSGLFVLMGFLFWSQARLKCSSASRRWMFLAGLSMGYAAICHYRAAFFLPVLAAYEGIGAVAAARDEAAANRGKLIREWLIALAGAICPILALDLFFRGGILIARLTDSYLPLLSLTEACWRWGKVVAVDPGLNEPGLFHPGVLAAYGAYYTHWHGVFATVMASLGLIAMFRYRSLSRALAVVCIAFLFVLLLQGLVVARTLSSVLPFLCLSSSVAVVFVVGKVGLVHRRLAGIIATTMVAALALPSLLQIAALIPKRSMFEDAASFLRNHSGEVATHQAGKFKLYLDDTDRIVDGARFHRMGSPEEVLGRLRADGVRWVIADPQYWHYRTFPHVFDWWSELNTLLNRKAHLALELPHCRDFRWEFLAEGPGLAALDEMAAVDGGGLKIYDIQGIESAVATVSRRDPAVK is encoded by the coding sequence ATGGGCCCGACTACCCGAGCATGTCCGAAGGAGGCTGGGTTTCGTTCGTCGGCGGGACCCTGCGGAGAACTCGCCGGGCACAAGGGACGGTCGGCCGTACGGGGGTGGGCCATCGTCTTCCTGATCATCCTGGCTGCGGTGCCGAGGTTGCCCGGCATTACCAGCGTTGGTATTCGCTTCGACGACGAAAGCGCCTATGCCCTTGATGCCCGCCTCTGGCATCGCTGTGCCAAGGCGGTCATCGACCGTCCGTTTCTTGCGGCCTTAGCACAGGGAGACAAAGCCGCCGCCCAGGGGAGGCTCGCCGAACTGGGAATCGACTTCAGGGATCGGTACATGAAGCCGTCGCAAGGCTTCACCTTCCTGGCGGCCGGCCTGATGTTCTTTACCGGCGACGGACCCGGAGCGTTGCTTCTTCTCAATGCCCTCGCCGGAATTGCCTCGGTGGTGGTGCTCTACCTGCTCGTCGCTCCCATTTTCGGTTTCCCGACGGGGATGCTCGCCGCCGGGCTCCTGGCGGTGTCCCCGTACCACGTTTTCTACAGCCGGTCAGCCTTCACGGAGGCGACATCGGGCCTGTTCGTGCTGATGGGGTTTCTCTTCTGGTCGCAGGCTCGATTGAAGTGCTCATCAGCTTCACGGCGGTGGATGTTCCTGGCCGGGCTGTCCATGGGCTACGCAGCGATCTGCCATTATCGGGCGGCTTTCTTCTTGCCCGTTCTCGCAGCTTACGAAGGGATTGGCGCCGTCGCAGCGGCTCGCGACGAAGCAGCAGCGAACCGTGGCAAACTGATTCGCGAGTGGCTGATCGCCCTGGCGGGAGCGATCTGCCCCATATTGGCACTTGACCTTTTTTTCCGCGGAGGAATCCTGATCGCCCGACTGACAGACAGTTATCTGCCGCTCCTGTCGCTGACGGAAGCGTGCTGGCGCTGGGGGAAAGTGGTGGCGGTAGATCCTGGCCTGAACGAACCCGGTCTGTTTCACCCCGGCGTCCTGGCGGCGTACGGTGCGTACTACACGCACTGGCACGGCGTTTTCGCAACGGTCATGGCAAGCTTGGGGCTGATTGCGATGTTCCGATATCGGTCGCTTTCCCGGGCGCTGGCAGTGGTCTGCATCGCATTCCTGTTTGTGCTGCTGCTGCAAGGCCTCGTCGTGGCCCGGACGCTTTCGAGCGTGTTGCCCTTCCTCTGTTTGAGCTCGTCCGTCGCGGTCGTTTTCGTTGTTGGAAAGGTGGGACTCGTCCATCGCCGACTCGCCGGAATCATCGCTACGACCATGGTTGCCGCCCTGGCGCTGCCGTCCCTGCTGCAGATTGCCGCACTGATACCCAAGCGAAGCATGTTTGAGGACGCAGCGTCATTTCTGCGCAACCACAGCGGCGAAGTCGCCACACATCAGGCGGGCAAGTTCAAGCTCTACCTGGACGACACTGACCGGATCGTCGACGGTGCCCGCTTCCACCGCATGGGCTCACCGGAAGAAGTACTCGGCCGATTGCGTGCCGATGGCGTTCGCTGGGTCATCGCCGATCCGCAGTACTGGCACTATCGGACGTTTCCACATGTCTTCGACTGGTGGTCGGAACTCAACACCCTTTTGAACCGGAAAGCCCATCTGGCCCTGGAGCTGCCCCACTGCCGCGATTTTCGCTGGGAGTTTCTCGCCGAAGGACCGGGTCTCGCTGCTCTCGACGAAATGGCCGCAGTCGACGGCGGCGGGCTGAAAATCTACGACATTCAAGGCATCGAATCCGCCGTCGCAACGGTCTCCCGACGTGATCCGGCCGTGAAGTGA
- a CDS encoding response regulator transcription factor codes for MGSTSQQWEQPERVVLLVEAGSTLHSTLSSAPRPRNLDLHRASDVEGAVRFCRERRPDIILLDRSAGGSSVDPALTRLKSDSATSSIPIMVVAEGQDEADALVAFALGADDYITWPFSIRVMLARIRALSARKDSQGARGGRIEYGPFTLIQSLHELRGEGREIQLTPTEFELARLIISAQGRVVRRSQLIKSVFGGGNDDRRIDVHMTALRKKLANLAPWIQTVRGVGYVCVHPPRRSSPEGVRNRAQPVI; via the coding sequence GTGGGCTCCACCAGCCAGCAGTGGGAGCAGCCTGAGCGGGTCGTCCTGCTGGTCGAAGCGGGAAGTACCCTGCATTCGACCCTCAGCAGCGCTCCGCGCCCGCGGAATCTCGATCTTCACCGTGCGTCGGACGTGGAGGGTGCCGTTCGCTTCTGTCGCGAGCGCCGTCCCGACATAATCCTTCTGGACCGCTCCGCCGGCGGCTCCTCGGTCGATCCGGCACTGACTCGGCTCAAGTCAGACTCTGCTACGTCCAGCATCCCGATCATGGTTGTGGCCGAGGGTCAGGACGAAGCCGATGCCTTGGTGGCCTTCGCCCTGGGGGCCGACGATTACATCACCTGGCCCTTCTCCATTCGTGTCATGCTTGCCCGAATTCGAGCACTTTCCGCTCGAAAAGACTCGCAGGGCGCGAGAGGGGGGCGAATCGAATACGGGCCATTCACCCTTATCCAGTCGCTGCACGAACTCCGCGGCGAGGGGCGGGAGATCCAGCTTACGCCCACCGAATTTGAACTTGCCCGTTTGATCATTTCAGCCCAGGGACGGGTCGTCCGGCGGTCGCAATTGATCAAGTCCGTTTTTGGTGGTGGAAATGACGATCGCCGCATCGACGTGCACATGACGGCACTGCGCAAGAAGCTGGCGAATCTGGCGCCGTGGATTCAGACGGTTCGCGGAGTCGGGTACGTTTGCGTGCATCCGCCGCGCCGCTCATCCCCGGAAGGGGTGCGAAACCGGGCACAGCCGGTCATCTGA
- a CDS encoding amphi-Trp domain-containing protein produces MKSEAKMKANLDLPKAIGYLEDVVKSLKAGRVCITNCEKSLTLTPEAMVRLELEASQKDDRESISLRIAWRKQEEEETTQGDLHISPDDTPTNTSLEEVRSKSA; encoded by the coding sequence ATGAAATCCGAAGCGAAGATGAAGGCGAATCTCGATCTCCCCAAGGCGATCGGCTACCTCGAGGATGTGGTGAAGTCGCTCAAGGCCGGTCGGGTTTGCATTACGAATTGTGAGAAGTCGCTCACGTTGACGCCCGAGGCAATGGTCAGGCTTGAACTCGAGGCCAGCCAGAAGGACGATCGGGAGTCAATCTCCCTGCGCATTGCCTGGCGGAAGCAGGAGGAGGAGGAAACGACCCAGGGGGATCTTCACATCAGCCCGGACGATACACCCACAAATACGAGCCTGGAAGAAGTGCGGAGCAAGTCCGCCTGA
- a CDS encoding amphi-Trp domain-containing protein encodes MADDGKEFAHESLQDRASIVRYLTALGEGIQQGKLLLASDGDQFVLQPPALVKFDVRAKQKRTRAEIVLKLSWKDHPRKGRPLRVESLDADADTET; translated from the coding sequence ATGGCTGACGACGGAAAGGAATTCGCACACGAGTCGTTGCAGGATCGGGCATCCATCGTGCGCTACCTGACTGCGCTGGGGGAGGGCATCCAGCAGGGAAAACTACTGCTCGCCAGCGACGGCGACCAGTTCGTCCTTCAGCCGCCGGCGCTGGTCAAGTTCGATGTCCGCGCCAAGCAGAAACGCACGCGCGCGGAAATCGTGCTCAAGCTCAGCTGGAAGGATCATCCGCGCAAGGGCCGGCCCCTGCGCGTGGAATCTCTCGACGCTGACGCGGACACCGAGACCTGA
- a CDS encoding phosphotransferase, with translation MITYEGIDRNFGFMVLEVRKQLETVYRFVQQPNNDLIRTVLSRDNYIDTLKSLIERKCISYFRNNPTIDKFSANLVTAINVAASNLERIADFCVNVGLHVQRLTDPEFLVRFAYQTYFTELLEAVALVNDSLSSRDTALALRLCRAESTLNQLYERDFEQIRSALRGGGDTDNLLTALYIFHYLERMGDSLLNIGEAVLFAATGEKLKLHDYVRLREALQSFQPDTSMGNYSIEFSWETRSGCRIAKVEEKGEDGNDLEAIFKKGHLDKLKKEEGNIRRWEKILPGVPPQILQFREGEEDAALLLEFLDGFTFRDLVLNAEKRMVRQAQSELERVLDLAWERTRRNEACNAEFVKQATTRLDDVYRLHPEFAAGGYRVGTLAVSSLEDLLKRSTEVERTLGAPFSVLIHGDLNTDNIIFNHREGTIHFIDLHRSRESDYVQDVSVFLVSNFRMPVFHGGVRDTLNGVASSFFEFARGFAERQKDGTFPARLALGLARSFLTSTRFEVDGDFAKMMYLRAVYLLERVVDHAPRSWEEFELSTDVLLY, from the coding sequence ATGATTACCTATGAAGGGATTGATCGCAATTTCGGCTTCATGGTGCTCGAGGTGCGGAAGCAGCTCGAAACCGTGTACCGTTTCGTTCAGCAACCCAATAACGATCTGATCCGCACCGTCCTCTCCCGGGACAACTACATCGACACGCTCAAGAGCCTGATCGAGCGCAAGTGCATTTCGTACTTCCGAAACAACCCGACGATCGACAAGTTCTCCGCGAACCTGGTGACGGCCATCAATGTCGCGGCCTCCAACCTGGAGCGCATCGCCGACTTCTGCGTCAACGTGGGTCTGCACGTACAACGGTTGACCGACCCGGAGTTCCTGGTGCGCTTCGCCTACCAAACCTATTTCACGGAGTTGCTTGAAGCGGTAGCGCTGGTCAACGATTCCCTTTCCTCGCGCGATACCGCCCTGGCGCTACGGCTCTGCCGGGCCGAATCCACGCTCAACCAGCTTTACGAGCGCGATTTCGAGCAGATTCGCAGCGCGCTGCGCGGCGGAGGCGATACCGACAATCTGCTCACCGCGCTCTACATCTTCCACTACCTGGAGCGCATGGGAGATTCCCTGCTGAATATCGGCGAGGCGGTCCTTTTCGCGGCCACCGGTGAAAAGCTGAAGCTGCACGATTACGTCCGCCTGCGCGAGGCCCTTCAGTCATTCCAGCCGGATACGTCGATGGGCAACTACTCCATCGAATTCAGTTGGGAAACGCGCTCCGGCTGTCGGATCGCGAAAGTCGAAGAGAAGGGCGAGGACGGAAACGATCTGGAGGCGATCTTCAAGAAAGGGCACCTGGACAAGCTCAAGAAGGAAGAGGGCAATATCCGTCGATGGGAGAAGATCCTGCCAGGCGTCCCACCGCAGATCCTCCAGTTTCGTGAGGGCGAAGAGGACGCCGCGCTTCTCCTGGAGTTTCTGGACGGGTTCACGTTCCGTGATCTTGTTCTCAATGCCGAAAAGCGGATGGTCCGGCAGGCCCAGTCGGAGCTGGAGCGGGTCCTCGATCTTGCCTGGGAGCGGACGCGCCGGAATGAGGCCTGCAACGCGGAGTTCGTCAAGCAGGCAACTACAAGGCTGGACGACGTCTACCGTCTGCATCCCGAGTTTGCCGCCGGCGGGTACCGCGTCGGGACGTTGGCGGTGTCGTCTCTGGAGGATCTCCTGAAGCGGAGTACGGAGGTCGAGCGCACGCTGGGCGCCCCATTCAGTGTTCTGATCCATGGCGACTTGAATACGGACAATATCATTTTCAACCACCGCGAGGGGACCATTCACTTCATCGACCTGCACCGCTCGCGGGAATCGGACTACGTACAGGATGTCTCCGTGTTCCTGGTCTCCAATTTCCGCATGCCGGTTTTTCATGGCGGTGTGCGCGACACACTCAACGGTGTGGCGTCGTCCTTCTTTGAATTTGCTCGAGGCTTCGCCGAACGCCAAAAGGACGGCACGTTTCCCGCACGACTGGCTTTGGGGCTGGCGCGATCCTTCCTGACATCCACGCGATTCGAAGTGGATGGCGACTTTGCGAAGATGATGTACCTCAGGGCGGTCTATCTGCTGGAACGCGTGGTGGATCACGCCCCGCGCTCCTGGGAAGAGTTCGAATTGAGCACGGACGTGCTGCTTTATTGA
- a CDS encoding GAK system ATP-grasp enzyme: protein MDARSSAGKGVNRVEAEPPSIAVIGLPGGWSTKMLVEAFKRCGCETALWDARGLTLDLDQGRVWGGAERILVDAVVLKKIGRTYAPRMLDRLSVLNWLAQRGTPIFSRPANLKRVLDRLSCTVELSLADIPMPPTVVTEDIDAAVRAVETFGRAVLKPVYTSKARGMRVVDSGLAARSAIEEFRDEGHALVYVQKLLKLPGRDLGLVFCGGRYLGSYARVGKADSWNTTTASGGKYARAEPGDDIVALAHKAQAVFGLDFTCVDIAESEIGPVVFEVSAFGGFRGLWEAEGVNAADAYARHVLSRISREQ from the coding sequence ATGGATGCGCGGAGCAGCGCCGGGAAAGGTGTGAACAGGGTGGAAGCGGAACCCCCGTCGATTGCGGTCATCGGCCTGCCGGGAGGCTGGTCGACGAAGATGCTCGTCGAAGCCTTCAAGCGCTGCGGCTGCGAGACCGCCTTGTGGGACGCCCGAGGACTCACGCTCGACCTAGACCAGGGGAGGGTCTGGGGCGGCGCCGAACGTATTCTGGTCGATGCCGTCGTTCTCAAGAAGATCGGCCGGACCTATGCTCCGCGCATGCTGGATCGGCTTAGCGTCCTGAACTGGCTTGCGCAGCGCGGTACACCCATTTTTTCCCGACCAGCCAATCTCAAGCGGGTGCTGGACCGCCTGAGCTGCACGGTCGAGCTGTCCTTGGCGGATATACCCATGCCGCCCACCGTTGTGACAGAGGACATCGATGCAGCGGTCCGGGCCGTTGAGACATTCGGGCGGGCCGTGCTCAAGCCCGTGTATACCTCCAAGGCCCGCGGCATGCGCGTGGTCGATTCCGGTCTGGCCGCTCGCTCCGCGATCGAGGAGTTCCGCGATGAAGGCCACGCCCTTGTGTACGTGCAGAAGCTGCTCAAGCTTCCCGGTCGCGATCTCGGCTTGGTATTCTGCGGAGGGCGGTATCTGGGCAGCTACGCCCGCGTCGGGAAGGCGGATTCATGGAATACGACGACCGCCTCCGGCGGGAAGTACGCGCGGGCCGAGCCCGGCGACGACATCGTCGCCCTGGCCCACAAGGCGCAGGCTGTATTCGGCCTGGATTTCACCTGCGTGGATATTGCTGAAAGCGAGATTGGACCGGTCGTGTTCGAGGTCTCGGCCTTTGGCGGATTCCGCGGCCTGTGGGAAGCGGAAGGAGTGAATGCGGCCGATGCCTACGCCCGGCACGTCCTTTCGCGAATCAGCCGTGAGCAATAA
- a CDS encoding HprK-related kinase B: MPTPGTSFRESAVSNNLTTIAALEKSLLAGQVCGTSLRLKFEDFSIAVRTNSGQLRNELVHYYRPFVQQGEPFTEQRPDDSVSVVDGDAPVVGIPLQDVPLDPGKTRRKEAVADLADGRVVLKVRTGMLFLMGPSSAVAVGPALRNTNQIINFIDSRYLRWRLDRGGVLLHAAGVRGPGGGVVIAGLSNRGKSTLALRLVGAGLDFISNDRVVAQKSSDGLIMYGLPKQPRVNPGTIVTNPILRSLIPESRRNALSELSPDELWRLEDKYDVDIEACFGEGKRVLSSPLRCVVVLSWKRGEGPPRLNRVNLASRSDLLAALMKSVGVMVGGSINPDVRRPRPQAYLAALDGCPAYELGGGADFDWACENVMSLMNTPKTIPGGGQP, translated from the coding sequence ATGCCTACGCCCGGCACGTCCTTTCGCGAATCAGCCGTGAGCAATAACTTGACCACCATCGCCGCGCTGGAGAAGTCGTTGCTGGCCGGTCAGGTCTGCGGCACGTCCCTGCGCCTGAAGTTCGAAGATTTTTCGATTGCTGTCCGCACCAACTCCGGGCAGTTGCGCAATGAGCTTGTGCATTACTATCGCCCCTTTGTGCAGCAAGGGGAACCGTTCACCGAGCAACGACCCGATGATAGTGTTTCGGTGGTGGACGGCGACGCGCCCGTCGTGGGCATCCCGCTTCAGGACGTTCCCCTCGATCCAGGCAAGACGCGACGCAAGGAAGCGGTGGCCGACCTCGCCGACGGGCGCGTGGTCCTCAAGGTGCGGACGGGCATGTTGTTCTTGATGGGTCCATCGTCGGCAGTGGCCGTCGGACCGGCCCTTCGCAACACGAATCAGATCATCAATTTCATCGACAGCCGTTACCTGCGCTGGCGTCTGGATCGAGGCGGCGTGCTGCTTCACGCCGCCGGCGTGCGCGGGCCTGGCGGTGGGGTGGTCATCGCCGGGCTTTCCAACCGCGGAAAATCAACGCTTGCGCTGCGACTCGTCGGGGCGGGGTTGGATTTCATCAGCAATGATCGCGTCGTTGCGCAAAAGAGCAGCGACGGCTTGATCATGTACGGATTGCCCAAGCAGCCCCGGGTAAACCCCGGCACCATCGTCACCAACCCGATCCTGCGCAGTCTGATCCCGGAATCGCGCCGCAATGCGCTTTCAGAGCTTTCTCCCGATGAACTCTGGCGGCTTGAGGACAAGTACGATGTGGACATCGAGGCTTGCTTCGGCGAAGGTAAACGCGTGCTGTCCAGCCCGCTTCGGTGTGTCGTCGTCTTGAGTTGGAAACGGGGTGAAGGTCCGCCGCGATTGAATCGGGTGAATCTGGCGTCCCGGTCCGACCTGCTTGCCGCACTGATGAAATCCGTCGGCGTCATGGTCGGCGGGTCGATCAATCCCGATGTCCGTCGGCCTCGTCCCCAGGCGTATCTTGCTGCGCTGGACGGCTGCCCGGCATACGAATTGGGGGGCGGGGCAGACTTCGACTGGGCGTGCGAAAACGTGATGTCATTGATGAACACTCCGAAAACCATCCCGGGTGGGGGACAGCCATGA